In the genome of Magnolia sinica isolate HGM2019 chromosome 2, MsV1, whole genome shotgun sequence, one region contains:
- the LOC131236880 gene encoding kinase-interacting family protein-like gives MREMTGGGSCLQSCRSSGKPAWLQATLADLDRQLQTLALNLPEEDDSDSFAERAENYYRKRPQLIYLLQDLYNRYLTLADRYCQTLKHQSQISTVHSDTDDDVNTTDRPITINCNLYPDSDAESCLSYQPPPQLPAKNPLTPDNLIAELVMKTVEAEILTNELEILDRQQVESGRKMELQKSLLEVLESERMVLLSENARLGYQAAAITEENKELASEAVFMKRKATELARCMLKMRDDHRVCMLSRKIEDLQGQIYGLEKRNKEYYELLVRREEEKKEIVKGVWVEVEKLRLENARLKEEALRGKDGWGRVGKWWGRVRKVEFVVPLCGSQHGRCF, from the exons ATGAGAGAAATGACGGGTGGTGGTAGTTGTCTTCAATCATGTCGAAGCTCCGGCAAGCCTGCCTGGCTACAAGCTACGCTCGCAG ATCTCGACCGTCAACTGCAAACGCTCGCTCTCAACCTGCCGGAGGAAGACGACTCTGACTCCTTCGCAGAACGTGCGGAAAATTACTACCGAAAACGCCCTCAGCTGATCTACCTCCTCCAGGACCTCTACAACCGTTACCTCACCTTAGCTGACCGTTACTGCCAAACCCTCAAGCACCAATCTcaaatctccaccgtccattccGACACCGATGACGACGTCAACACCACGGACCGTCCGATTACCATCAATTGCAACCTCTACCCAGACTCTGACGCGGAGAGCTGCCTCTCATACCAACCCCCGCCTCAATTACCCGCCAAAAACCCACTGACACCTGACAACCTAATCGCTGAGCTGGTAATGAAGACCGTTGAGGCTGAGATCCTCACGAACGAGCTCGAGATCCTTGACCGACAGCAGGTGGAGTCCGGGCGGAAGATGGAATTGCAGAAGAGCCTGTTGGAGGTGCTGGAGTCGGAGCGGATGGTGTTGCTGAGCGAGAACGCGCGATTGGGGTACCAGGCCGCCGCGATTACTGAGGAGAATAAAGAGCTTGCGTCGGAGGCGGTGTTCATGAAGCGGAAGGCGACGGAGCTGGCACGGTGTATGCTGAAGATGCGGGACGATCATAGGGTTTGTATGCTGAGTCGTAAAATCGAGGACTTGCAGGGGCAGATATATGGGCTGGAGAAAAGGAATAAGGAGTATTACGAGCTGCTGGTGAGGAGGgaagaggagaagaaggaaaTTGTGAAGGGTGTTTGGGTTGAAGTTGAGAAGTTGAGGCTTGAGAATGCACGGCTCAAGGAAGAGGCATTGAGGGGTAAAGATGGGTGGGGCAGGGTTGGCAAGTGGTGGGGCCGGGTTAGGAAGGTTGAGTTCGTAGTACCCTTGTGTGGGTCCCAGCATGGGAGGTGCTTTTGA